In the genome of Cryptomeria japonica chromosome 8, Sugi_1.0, whole genome shotgun sequence, one region contains:
- the LOC131048150 gene encoding cucumisin-like, with translation MVNWKMPILPNFRMADISKTQFLALIILFLFLLHLNSNASAGVFEESDKKLHIIYMGDIPSDVEGDFHTVAASSHIDMLQYVLGSYEEAQECWTHSYGKSFNGFAAWLNPSEVEEISGIEGVLSVFENKENTIFTTRSWDFLGFPQNINRNLSYESDVIVGLLDTGIWPESESFGDNGFGPVPSKWKGKCQTTSDFKACNKKIIGASFYNKGLAGDPAQDFLSPRDGHGHGSHTSSTAAGNVVKNASLLGVGQGDARGGVPGARIAMYKVCWAPEGTCQDVDILAAFDDAIHDGVDIISISVGKARYILEYFEDAIAIGSFHAMKRGILVSASAGNAGPHLQNVCNYNPWTLTVAASTTDRQFITPLVLGNNMTLQGTDINTFSMEEQWYPLIYAGNAPNISGGHSSEEARQCYPDSLDPEKVKGKIVLCDETDDTSAVVSAGGAGVILTSDFIEANTDKAGKYLLPATMLPSAETNKIKSYINSTSSPLAKILRTVTPNGAVAPIVAHFSSRGPSPVIKSLLKPDITAPGVNILAAWSKVAPLISDSGDTRFVDFNIISGTSMACPHATAAAVYVKSFHPDWSPASIKSALMTTAHPLNDKLGGNEDAEFGYGSGLIDPVRAMDPGLVYDADVNDYINMMCSQGYNTTALRLVTGDNSVCFSNVTKNKLRGVRQLNYPSMMVLPKENTSYSVKFPRTVTNVGAADCTYQSVIIEPSGVDVEVTPDTLSFTSLNQKLSFTVKVSGEGLPVETMLAGALTWNCGKYSVRSPIVVYPPFVRRRGS, from the exons ATGGTGAATTGGAAGATGCCCATTCTGCCCAATTTCAGAATGGCAGATATCAGCAAAACCCAGTTTTTAGCACTTATCATTTTATTTCTGTTTCTGTTACACCTCAATAGTAATGCTTCTGCAGGTGTATTTGAAGAATCAGATAAAAAG CTTCATATAATATATATGGGTGACATTCCATCTGATGTTGAAGGAGATTTCCACACAGTAGCTGCTTCATCTCACATTGATATGCTCCAATATGTTCTTGGAAG CTATGAAGAAGCACAAGAGTGTTGGACACATAGTTATGGAAAGAGCTTTAATGGATTTGCAGCATGGCTTAATCCATCTGAAGTAGAAGAGATTTCAG GGATTGAGGGGGTTCTCTCTGtatttgaaaacaaagaaaatactaTTTTCACAACGAGATCGTGGGATTTCTTAGGCTTTCCTCAGAATATCAATAGAAATTTGTCCTACGAAAGCGATGTTATTGTTGGACTTCTGGACACAG GAATATGGCCGGAGTCAGAAAGCTTTGGTGATAATGGATTTGGTCCAGTTCCATCCAAATGGAAAggaaaatgtcaaactacatcagATTTTAAGGCCTGCAACAA AAAAATTATTGGAGCAAGCTTCTACAACAAAGGGTTGGCAGGTGATCCAGCTCAAGATTTCTTGTCACCAAGAGATGGTCATGGTCATGGATCACACACATCATCTACAGCAGCTGGGAATGTTGTGAAAAATGCAAGCCTTCTTGGAGTGGGGCAAGGAGATGCCCGTGGAGGAGTACCTGGTGCAAGGATTGCTATGTATAAGGTCTGTTGGGCGCCTGAAGGGACATGCCAGGATGTAGATATTCTTGCTGCATTTGATGATGCCATCCATGATGGTGTGGATATAATTTCTATTTCAGTTGGAAAAGCACGCTATATCTTGGAATACTTTGAAGATGCAATTGCAATTGGATCATTTCATGCCATGAAAAGGGGGATTTTGGTATCGGCTTCTGCAGGAAATGCTGGACCTCATCTACAAAACGTTTGTAACTATAATCCATGGACTCTCACTGTGGCTGCCAGCACAACTGATCGGCAATTCATCACCCCACTTGTTCTGGGGAACAATATGACTTTGCAG GGAACAGATATAAACACATTTTCCATGGAAGAGCAATGGTATCCTTTAATATATGCCGGGAATGCCCCCAATATTTCTGGGGGTCACTCTTCAGAGGAGGCAAG ACAATGTTATCCAGATTCTTTGGATCCCGAAAAAGTGAAAGGAAAGATAGTGCTTTGTGACGAAACAGATGATACTTCAGCAGTGGTCTCAGCTGGAGGTGCTGGTGTCATACTTACTTCGGATTTCATTGAGGCAAACACTGATAAAGCAGGAAAGTATCTTCTTCCTGCAACAATGTTACCAAGTGCAGAAACAAACAAGATAAAGTCCTACATCAACTCCACAAG CTCGCCTCTTGCAAAAATATTGAGAACCGTTACTCCCAATGGTGCAGTTGCACCCATAGTTGCTCATTTCTCATCCAGAGGTCCAAGTCCAGTTATAAAAAGTTTGCTCAAG CCTGATATCACTGCTCCTGGAGTGAATATCCTGGCTGCTTGGTCCAAGGTTGCACCACTCATAAGTGACTCAGGGGATACACGGTTCGTGGATTTTAACATAATTTCTGGAACATCCATGGCCTGTCCTCATGCCACAGCAGCTGCAGTCTATGTCAAGTCCTTTCATCCTGATTGGTCTCCTGCTTCTATTAAGTCCGCTCTCATGACCACAG CTCATCCTTTGAATGATAAGCTCGGTGGCAATGAAGATGCAGAATTTGGATATGGCTCTGGCCTCATTGATCCAGTGAGGGCCATGGATCCAGGGCTTGTGTATGATGCAGATGTAAATGATTACATCAACATGATGTGCAGCCAAGGTTACAACACTACAGCATTGCGTTTAGTTACAGGAGACAATAGTGTATGCTTTTCCAATGTAACTAAAAATAAACTTAGAGGAGTGAGGCAACTCAACTATCCTTCCATGATGGTTCTTCCTAAGGAAAACACATCATATTCTGTAAAATTTCCCAGAACAGTGACTAATGTAGGAGCTGCAGATTGTACATACCAGTCTGTGATAATTGAACCCTCTGGAGTGGATGTGGAGGTAACACCAGATACCCTGTCTTTCACATCCCTCAACCAAAAGTTGTCTTTTACTGTGAAAGTTAGCGGTGAAGGTCTACCTGTGGAAACCATGCTAGCAGGTGCATTAACTTGGAACTGTGGCAAATACAGTGTAAGAAGCCCAATTGTTGTATATCCCCCTTTTGTTAGGCGCAGGGGATCTTAG